The sequence below is a genomic window from Patescibacteria group bacterium.
TGACCCGCCTGGCCAAGGAAAGACTTTAAAGGGTCATGGGGTGGGAATGCCTCAGCAAGGTGCCCGTATTGCTGCTGAACAAGGCGCTTTGTTCCATCAAATTTTAAGATATTACTATCCAGGCGTAGAAATAAAAAAGGTTTGGTAAAAATTGAAACAATGTAGACAATTTTTTGTCTCTATTTTTTTTATTTTAAAAAAGCGGGTAACGGGAATTGAACCCGTATCTTCACCTTGGAAGGGTGACATAATAACCGTTATACGATACCCGCTTTATTTTAATTAAAAATTTTCTTTGATTTGACCACCTAATAATTTGACAATTCTGGTACTTGAATTTACCTTCTCTGTTCCAACTCCAGCTATGACCTTAATTTTATATTTCCGACAAACTTCTTTTTCTTTTTCTGGTAAGTTATCAAAATTTCTATCACCACCTTTGGCAAGAATAATCTCGCAATCAGGATTTTTCTCAGCTAGCATTTTCAGAGTTTCAGCCACTGAAATATCTTTATCAATGGCCAAAATAACTTTATCGACGCATTTTAATTCTTGAACAATCATCATTCTTTCATTTTCGTCTAAAATAATCTGACCCTTTTTAATCAGCTGCTGTTTATCATTGTCAACAATTACCCAAAGTTCATCGCCAAGTTTTTTTGCCTCTTTTAAGTGACTAAGATGACCGCCGTGAAGGGGGTTAAAAAATCCGGAAACAATGACAATTTTCTTCTTCATCTCAGTTTTAACTATATTTTTTTCAAAAACTTTAAAAAAAGATAAGCGATGAAGCCACCTGTTAAAGCCGTGACAAATTGAGGCCAACCCATCATCGAAGCAACTTTGACTGCCAGAGGATTTTTCAGGAAAAAATTAACCAAAATCTGGCTCGATAAAAATAAAAAAAGAAATTTCAAAAAAGAGGCGGTAACGACGCCCAGCCAGTAATTCTTTCTAAAAAATAAATTAAAAGTCACAACCAAAATTGCATTGCCTATCATAATAAAAGGAATCATTGGCGCTAAAACAAAAGGTAAAAGTCCGATAGAAAGGGAAATGAGGCTAGGTAGTAGACCAACCAAAAGGGCACTGGAAGAACCTAAAAGAACAGTGGCAAGAAAAAGTAAAGCATTGACAATTGGACCAGTTATAAACTGAATTTTAAAAAGTGGAGCTAAAATTGATAAACTAAGAAAAATGACAAATTGAACTAAGGTCAAAATTTTTTCTTTTTCTAAAATCAAATTTTTTATTTTCGCCATATTTTTAATTTCTTAAAATTTTAATTTTTTCTTTCTTTTTAGGCAGGTATTTAGTGTGAGTTAAGAGATGAATCTCTTGGATTGTTTTTTCTTGATAAACTTTCTTGACAATCGGATTAAGATGGGCAATTTTTATCTCTTTTTTTTGATCAATTTGATATAAACCTTCGGCTCTTTTCTCTCTAATTTTATCATTAACTGGTAGGGGTTGTCCACCGCCACCTAGACAGCCACCCGGACAAGCCATCACTTCAATGTAATCAAAAATTTTTGGATTCTTCTTGAATGTTTTTAAAATTTTTTGAATATTTTTTAAACCATTAACAACCGCTACTTTTATTTCTTTTTGGCCAATTTTGATCTTTGTCATTTTAATCCCCTTCAGTCCTCTTATTTTTTGCCAATCAATTTTAACCAAATCTTGACGAGTGAACTTCTGGTAAAGACTTCGAAGGGCTGATTCCATAACGCCACCGCTGGTACCATAAATCACCCCTGCCCCTGAGGGCCAGCCAAGTGGTAAATCAGGTTGAAGAGGCTTGATTTTCTTTAAATCAATTTGATATTTTTTAAAAAGATAAATTAATTCTCGAGTCGTCAAAACATGATCAACTGGTGGAATACCTTTAATCTTTAATTCTGGCCGATTGATTTCGTATTTTTTAGCCGTGCAGGGCATAATAGAAACAACAGTAATTTTTCTCGGATTGATTTTTTCCTTTTGAGCAAAATAGTTTTTAATCAAACCACCCAAAATAATATGAGGTGATCTTACGGTTGTTAAATAGGGAATCAATTTAGGTTGATAAACCTCGACAAACCTCACCCAAGCTGGACAACAAGCAGTAAAAAGTGGTAAATTTTTATTTTCTTCTAATCTTTCAATTAATTCGTTAACCTCTTCAGTAGTAGTAAAGTCAGCTCCAACAGCAGTGTCAAAAACAAAATCAAAGCCAAGTTTTTTTAAACCGGCTGTCAATTGATTGGTTAAATTTTCACCATAGGAAAAGCCAAAAGCTTCGCCAATAGTCGAACGAATTGAGGGAGCAAATTGAGCAATAAGAATTTTCTTCTTTTTGCGAAACGGTTCTTCTATCTTTTCAAATTCTGTATCAGATTCAATTGCCCCAGATGGACAATGGATAAGACATTGACCACAATAAAGACAACTATTCTTGCGGGAAGGTATAACTTCAATATCTGCTCCTTTATTTTTAATGGCTAAAAAATCAACTGGACAAGCCTCAAGACAATTTCGACAGTCAATACATTTTGTCCCATCAAGAATTACTGGTCCAAATTGATAAATTTTTCTTTGACTCTTTCGATCAGAAAATCTGGTAATTTTTACCCGATAATCTTTGGCTAATTTTAATAATTGACAATTAAAGCGCCAAACACAATCATTACATTCTTCTTCATGTTGGGCGAAAATAAGTTCTAAATTAAACTTCCTTGCTCGTCTAATCCTTAGCGACTCAGTTTTTATCTCCATTCCCTCCTCAACTTCTGTTGAACAAGCGGTCGCTAGGTTTTTTCTACCTTTTATTTCCACCAGACAAATTCGACAATTGGCCTTTTTTTTCAAATCTGGATGAAAACAAAGAGTAGGAATGACAAAACCATTTTTTTGCGCCACCTCTAAAACTGTTTGCCCCTTTTTGGCGATTATCTTTTTTCCATTAAGAATAACTTTTATCTTTTGATCCATATTTTACCAATTAAACTCTCAAAAGAAGTGGTCACTGCTTGACCAAAGGGACAAAAACTTGTTTCTTTTAAAAGAAAAAAAATGGCCTTTAATAAAAGCCAATCAATTTTCTTTTTACTTAAAATCTCCCGCAGACGATAAACTCCTTCTCGACAAGGCACACATAAACCACAATTTTCTTGATAAAAAAAATTGGCCCATTTTTTCATCAGAGAAATTAAATTAGTTCTTTTTAAATCATAAATAATAATCCCGGCTGTACCACCAACCCTTCTATCTAATTCTTTATCGGTGATAATCTCACCGCTTGCTCCACCACCAATTTGAAGAAAAAAACGAAAGGTCGGAAAATTATCCGTTGCTTTTAAAATCTGCTTGACCGAAAAATCAACTGGTAATTCATAAACACCAGGATTTTTTGCTTTACCACTAATGGAATAAAAACGATGATTTTTGTATTGATTCCTGGCAATTTTACTCACCCAAAAAAATGTTTCGACATTGTTAATTAAAGTCGGATAGCCAAAAAGTCCTTTTTCTGTTGGATAGGGTGGACGGGGGCGTGGCTCGTTTCTTTTTTCTTCCAAAGAATTTAAAAGTGTTGTTTCTTCGCCATTCAAATAGCCACCAGTTTTTTTGACAAGATAAATCGGCGCTTGGCCGATTATTTTCTTCAATTGATTTTTAAATTTTTGATAATAATCTTGGCGCAAATAAAAAATAGCTTCTTGGGCGCCAACTGTCTTTAAAGCAATTTTAATACCATTTATCACTTCTTCTGGCCAGTTTTTTAAAATAAAACCATCTTTATATACACCCGGTTCGCCCTCTGAAGCATTACAGATGACATATTTTTTTTCGCTTTTTGCTTTTTTAACCGCTTGCCATTTTAACCAAGTCGGAAAAGCCGCTCCACCCCGACCAGTGAGGTTGGTTTTTTTTAATTTGATAATAATATCTTGACTCATTAAGAAAATGATAATCCTTTTTTATTTTTAGTCAACCAAAATATTTTTTTCGCTGGTTTTTTTATTGCTCTAAAATAAAAAATCGGGGTGGCCGGACTCGAACCGGCGACCTTCTGCTCCCAAAGCAGACGCTCTAACCAACTGAGCCACACCCCGTTACCCTAGCCATGGTCAATGAACTTTGAAGCGATAACAGTCAAATTTCAAAACTTCTAACTTCTATCTTCTAAATTCTGATTTACCACTTACTTTTTCGAATGCCAATCAAAAAACCAAGATGATTAACAAAAATATGAAGAAAAAAATTTAAAATTAAAGCTAAAAAAACAAATCTCACTGATGGTCGCCAAAGCAAGGAGATAAAAATTAAAGCACCGCTGGTATAGTCAATTTGATCAAAAGGAATCCATTTCTGGCCGGGCGGAATACCTATCCTCCTTTTAAAAAAACTTTTTATTAAATCACCAAAAAGAGCGCCGAAACCTAAAAGAAAGCCAATGGATAAAAAATTTTTTGAGTAATCAAAAAAAGAAATTTCTTGAAAAAATTTAAAAGAAAAAAGTAATCTTTGCAAAAAGGCAATCAAAAAAGCTGCCAAAATGCCTCGACAAAAACCTCCTAAAGTTTTATGAGAGCCAAAAATTTTCTCAGAAATAGGAAGATCTAAAAATCTTTTGAAAATTGAGGCGGCAATATTAGCTGCATAGGCTGGGAGAAAAAACCAAATTATTTTTAAGAAGATCATTTTTCTTTTGGCGTTCTAAAATAATCAAGAGCAGTGAAAGCCATAATTAAACAGGTTATATAACCAATCGAATTTTTATAAGGAGAATTAATAATAAAAAGGGCAAGGGTGGTATAAACAAAATAAGAATTGATCGTCGTGCTTGGCCGTCGACCAGGCAGACAAAACTTTTTATTTTTTAAACTGTGCTTGATAATCGAAGAAATAATTAAAAGGGTAGCAATTAAAAAAGCAATTTCAAGGGGGAGGGAAAATTCTTTTAAAACAAAAAGTGGAATAGCTGCAGCATAACTTAATAAGAGGTCTGCTAAACCATCTAGAAAATCTCCTAATTTCGAAGTCAAATTAAAACGTCGAGCCAAATCGCCATCTAAAAGATCAGTGGCGACGCCAATTAAAAAAATGATAAAAGCTGTGGCTCGTTGATGAACAAAAATAAAATAGAAGACGAAAGGAGACAAAATAATTCGTGTAATTGTTAAACTATTAACGAGATAAAAAAGAATTCTATTTTTTTTCTCTAGGCCATTCATCTGTTTTTCTTGAAAATGCCGAGGGGCAGAATCGAACTGCCGACGCCAGGATTTTCAGTCCTGCGCTCTACCACTGAGCTACCTCGGCTTTAAATATAGAAATTTGAGATATTATATCAAAAAAGTATAAATTTTTCAACATTACAAAGTGGGCGGTGTAGGATTCGAACCTACCACCTCTTCGGTGTAAACGAAGCGCTCTTACCAAACTGAGCTAACCGCCCTTTTAAAGGCCAGGAGGGGATTTGCACCCCTGTATAGCGGTTTTGCAGACCGCTGCCTTACTCCTTGGCTACCTGGCCATTTTTAAAAATTATTTTTCTGAAGATCCTAAAGATTCTCGCACAAGCTTATTAATCTTTTGGCTAACTTCGTAGGGATTTTTAATATCACGAAAAATAAATCTTTCCTTGGCGCCGGCTGTCTGAATATAAACATTACCAAACCTGAAAAGAGTTGGAAAAAAGCCTTTACTCTCGGCCATAATATCTTGAACTCTAATTAATGGTTGTTTTGATAAAGTTCGGCTAAAAAGTCCAGCTTGTTCAACATCAATAATCTGTTTATTAGTAACAACCCAAAGGTCGAAATAATAATCAATCCAAGCATGAAAAAGAGAAATCCAAGTAAAAAGAAGATATAAACTCGCCACCAAAACTAAAAGAGGATAAACAATTTTATCGGCTAGAAGGTGGGGAAAATAAATTTTCAAAACGAAGTAGGTTAAAAATGGCAAAGAACCCAAGAGAAGAGAGTTTAAAATTTTTTTAAAAAAAATAAACCAATGACGACGGAGAAAGAAAATCACTTTTTCGTCTAAATCAAGTTGAAGAAGGTCTCTTCTTAGTTTCATAACAAAATTATTTAAAATTAAGTGGCCATTCTAATTCTATTTTTGGAATCTGAAAAGAAAAAAATGGTTGACGCCAGTTAATTTTAATGATTTCTTGGTAAGAGGCAAAAATAATAATTGTCAAAATGGCCAAAAAAAGAAAAGAGGCAAAAACTGTTTCCGTATCTAAACTACCAAATCTGAAAAGGTGATAGAAGTTAAACAAAACATAAAGTAGACAGACAAAAAGTAAAGCAAAATAAATGAATAAAAAGATATAAAGAGAAACTTCCATAAGTTTAGAATTTTTAAAGCAGTTTTTGCTGTATTTGACCAAAGTATTCTCTGGCAGCTTGGGTAGCTATCCGACCGCGCGGCGTGCGGTCTAGAAAACCCAGTTGGATTAGATATGGTTCATAAATTTCTTCTAAAGTTTCTTCTTCTTCGCCTAAGGCAGCAGCTAATGTTTTAATACCTGTTGGCCCACCCTGAAATTTTTCAATGATAATTTTTAAAAATTTACGATCGGTCGGTGTCAAACCCATTTCATCAATTTCTAAAAGGTCAAGAGCTTCTTTAGCTAAGGAAAGATCAATTTTTTCTTTTTCTTTAACTTGTGCATAATCTCTGACTCTTTTTAAAAGCCGATTAGCAACGCGAGGCGTCTTTCTCGCTCTTTTGGCAATCTCTTGAATGGCTTTTTGGTCTAAAGAAAGGTTTAAAATTTTAGCTGAACGAGTAACAATTTTTTCTAGGTCTTTTTCTTCATAAAAATCTAAATTATAGGTCACACCAAATCGATCTCTTAATGGTGGTGTTAAAAGACTTGGCCGAGTAGTGGCACCAATTAAAGTAAAAGGAGGTAAGTCAATTCTTAAGGTTTCAGCCATTGGCCCTCGACCAACGACTAAATCTAAATGATATTCTTCCATCGAAGGATATAAAACTTCTTCAATTAAAGGGTTCAAACGATGAATTTCGTCAATAAAAAGAATTTCGCCTTCAGAAAGATTAGCTAAAATGGCGGCTAAATCACCGGCTCTTTCAATAGCTGAACCAGACGTGACGCGAATTTTTGCTCCTAATTCATAAGCAACGATAAAGGCTAAAGTCGTCTTACCTAAACCCGGCCCGCCACAAAAAAGAATATGCTCAACTGTCTCATTTCTTTTTTTGGCTGCCTTAAGAAAAATCTCTAAATTTCTTTTTATTTTTTCTTGGCCAATAAATTCTGAAAGTTTTTTTGGTCTGAGCGATGAGTCAAGAAAATTATCTTCTTTATTTTTTTGAGGATTGAAAATTTTTTCTAATTTATTTTTTATTTTTTCCATCTTTTTATTCTAATTAAACCAGAGCAAGGAACAATTTCTATCCCTCTTTTTTCCAATTCGTCTAAAAATAAATTCATTCCCAAAGAATCAGAAGAAATATGGCCGGCAATAATAACATTAAGATGGGCCTTCTCGGCTTGTTTCTTGTGGGTCTCACTAATATGCATACCAACAATCGTACCAATACCAGCCCGCGAAAGATAATGATAAATTTCTGGAGCGCCTTCAGTGCCGCCGGTTGTCTCTAAAAGAACAACTTTTCCGGTCCGATTATCAAGCGAGCCAGTAAAAAGACGTGGGCCGGCGCCAATTTTTATGGCTTCTTGATATTCAGGAATACTTTTTAAAAGCTTCAAAACGTCAGAAATATATTCTGGTCTCTCTTTTTCAATTTTTTCTTTTAAAAAACGAGTAACTAAATTATCACAAACTGTATGAAGACACATAAAACCATAACCCAAAAGTCGAGCGGCGTCAACTTCACGATTATGGTTAGTCGGTGAAAGTTTTCTTGCCACTTCATCAATTCTTACTTTGAGTAAACTTTCAGCAATGTGAATTGGAATGCCATAACTAGCCAAAATGTCCACTTGCATCTTCATCACTTCATCTAAGCCAGCCAGAGCTCTGCCAGATGGGTGATGAGAAATAATTAAATCAAATTTCCCTAAGCGATCAGCCAAAAGTAATTCGCTCACGCCAATATCAATACCGACTAAAACTTTCTTAATTTTCTTTCGTGTTGGGACTAAAATTCTTGTA
It includes:
- a CDS encoding adenylyltransferase/cytidyltransferase family protein, with product MKKKIVIVSGFFNPLHGGHLSHLKEAKKLGDELWVIVDNDKQQLIKKGQIILDENERMMIVQELKCVDKVILAIDKDISVAETLKMLAEKNPDCEIILAKGGDRNFDNLPEKEKEVCRKYKIKVIAGVGTEKVNSSTRIVKLLGGQIKENF
- a CDS encoding iron hydrogenase; this encodes MAKIKNLILEKEKILTLVQFVIFLSLSILAPLFKIQFITGPIVNALLFLATVLLGSSSALLVGLLPSLISLSIGLLPFVLAPMIPFIMIGNAILVVTFNLFFRKNYWLGVVTASFLKFLFLFLSSQILVNFFLKNPLAVKVASMMGWPQFVTALTGGFIAYLFLKFLKKI
- a CDS encoding [FeFe] hydrogenase, group A, whose amino-acid sequence is MDQKIKVILNGKKIIAKKGQTVLEVAQKNGFVIPTLCFHPDLKKKANCRICLVEIKGRKNLATACSTEVEEGMEIKTESLRIRRARKFNLELIFAQHEEECNDCVWRFNCQLLKLAKDYRVKITRFSDRKSQRKIYQFGPVILDGTKCIDCRNCLEACPVDFLAIKNKGADIEVIPSRKNSCLYCGQCLIHCPSGAIESDTEFEKIEEPFRKKKKILIAQFAPSIRSTIGEAFGFSYGENLTNQLTAGLKKLGFDFVFDTAVGADFTTTEEVNELIERLEENKNLPLFTACCPAWVRFVEVYQPKLIPYLTTVRSPHIILGGLIKNYFAQKEKINPRKITVVSIMPCTAKKYEINRPELKIKGIPPVDHVLTTRELIYLFKKYQIDLKKIKPLQPDLPLGWPSGAGVIYGTSGGVMESALRSLYQKFTRQDLVKIDWQKIRGLKGIKMTKIKIGQKEIKVAVVNGLKNIQKILKTFKKNPKIFDYIEVMACPGGCLGGGGQPLPVNDKIREKRAEGLYQIDQKKEIKIAHLNPIVKKVYQEKTIQEIHLLTHTKYLPKKKEKIKILRN
- a CDS encoding CDP-archaeol synthase, whose product is MIFLKIIWFFLPAYAANIAASIFKRFLDLPISEKIFGSHKTLGGFCRGILAAFLIAFLQRLLFSFKFFQEISFFDYSKNFLSIGFLLGFGALFGDLIKSFFKRRIGIPPGQKWIPFDQIDYTSGALIFISLLWRPSVRFVFLALILNFFLHIFVNHLGFLIGIRKSKW
- a CDS encoding CDP-alcohol phosphatidyltransferase family protein, whose amino-acid sequence is MNGLEKKNRILFYLVNSLTITRIILSPFVFYFIFVHQRATAFIIFLIGVATDLLDGDLARRFNLTSKLGDFLDGLADLLLSYAAAIPLFVLKEFSLPLEIAFLIATLLIISSIIKHSLKNKKFCLPGRRPSTTINSYFVYTTLALFIINSPYKNSIGYITCLIMAFTALDYFRTPKEK
- a CDS encoding PH domain-containing protein; the encoded protein is MKLRRDLLQLDLDEKVIFFLRRHWFIFFKKILNSLLLGSLPFLTYFVLKIYFPHLLADKIVYPLLVLVASLYLLFTWISLFHAWIDYYFDLWVVTNKQIIDVEQAGLFSRTLSKQPLIRVQDIMAESKGFFPTLFRFGNVYIQTAGAKERFIFRDIKNPYEVSQKINKLVRESLGSSEK
- the ruvB gene encoding Holliday junction branch migration DNA helicase RuvB: MEKIKNKLEKIFNPQKNKEDNFLDSSLRPKKLSEFIGQEKIKRNLEIFLKAAKKRNETVEHILFCGGPGLGKTTLAFIVAYELGAKIRVTSGSAIERAGDLAAILANLSEGEILFIDEIHRLNPLIEEVLYPSMEEYHLDLVVGRGPMAETLRIDLPPFTLIGATTRPSLLTPPLRDRFGVTYNLDFYEEKDLEKIVTRSAKILNLSLDQKAIQEIAKRARKTPRVANRLLKRVRDYAQVKEKEKIDLSLAKEALDLLEIDEMGLTPTDRKFLKIIIEKFQGGPTGIKTLAAALGEEEETLEEIYEPYLIQLGFLDRTPRGRIATQAAREYFGQIQQKLL
- a CDS encoding NGG1p interacting factor NIF3, with product MTQEQIYQLAIKMGIEADLRGKTEITKMLKRVKEKYEKMSQEEREEFDLEKLKNPYTDTRILVPTRKKIKKVLVGIDIGVSELLLADRLGKFDLIISHHPSGRALAGLDEVMKMQVDILASYGIPIHIAESLLKVRIDEVARKLSPTNHNREVDAARLLGYGFMCLHTVCDNLVTRFLKEKIEKERPEYISDVLKLLKSIPEYQEAIKIGAGPRLFTGSLDNRTGKVVLLETTGGTEGAPEIYHYLSRAGIGTIVGMHISETHKKQAEKAHLNVIIAGHISSDSLGMNLFLDELEKRGIEIVPCSGLIRIKRWKK